From the Gramella sp. Hel_I_59 genome, one window contains:
- a CDS encoding DUF2520 domain-containing protein, with the protein MIKVVILGAGNVGIHLYQSFKLTPEVDVIQLFSRKSNKLDFIGNTTEIISDYTELAEADIYILAVRDEAISEVAQKLSINNGLVVHTSGSVAMENLSMLDNFGIFYPLQTFSKNKEVSFADIPLCIEANSEENLAKLKDLGNIISTKVFEVNSEQRRALHLSAVIVNNFTNHLFTIAADYCHENELPFDILRPLIQETFDKIQDLPPYDAQTGPALRNDEKTIETHLQMLNEDRQIIYKALTDSIQKTHGKKL; encoded by the coding sequence ATGATAAAAGTAGTGATCCTGGGTGCTGGCAATGTTGGTATTCACTTATACCAAAGCTTCAAGTTGACTCCTGAAGTTGATGTTATTCAGTTATTTAGCCGTAAATCCAATAAGTTAGACTTTATTGGGAATACTACTGAAATTATAAGTGATTATACTGAGCTGGCTGAAGCAGATATTTACATTCTTGCAGTGCGCGATGAAGCAATTTCTGAGGTCGCTCAAAAATTAAGTATTAACAATGGACTTGTAGTTCATACTTCCGGAAGTGTAGCGATGGAGAATTTATCGATGTTAGATAACTTCGGAATATTTTATCCATTGCAAACCTTCAGTAAAAATAAGGAAGTGAGTTTTGCAGATATTCCTCTTTGTATCGAGGCTAATTCAGAAGAAAATCTTGCAAAACTGAAGGATCTAGGAAATATCATATCTACAAAGGTTTTCGAGGTAAATTCGGAACAGCGGCGAGCTTTGCACCTTTCCGCAGTGATCGTAAACAATTTCACAAATCACCTGTTCACCATCGCGGCAGATTATTGCCATGAAAACGAATTGCCATTTGATATTTTAAGGCCGCTTATTCAGGAGACTTTTGATAAGATTCAGGATTTGCCACCATATGACGCTCAAACTGGTCCAGCCTTGAGAAACGACGAAAAAACGATTGAAACTCATTTGCAAATGCTGAATGAGGACCGACAAATAATTTATAAAGCACTAACCGACTCTATTCAAAAAACACATGGAAAAAAGTTATAA
- a CDS encoding HAD-IIIA family hydrolase, which translates to MEKSYKEYLNQITTFVFDVDGVLTDGSLQVSTKGELLRTMNTKDGYAMKMALKAGFTICIISGGKNEGVRERLRGLGITDIYLGVDDKVEQMDEFFDIYDIKPEQVLYMGDDIPDYYPMKIVGLPCCPQDAVPELKEISLYVSHKNGGEGCVRDVIEQVMKVQGKWMEKNS; encoded by the coding sequence ATGGAAAAAAGTTATAAAGAATACCTCAACCAGATCACTACGTTCGTATTTGATGTTGATGGCGTATTAACCGATGGTTCATTACAGGTTTCTACCAAAGGCGAGCTTTTAAGAACTATGAATACCAAGGACGGTTATGCTATGAAAATGGCTTTAAAAGCTGGATTTACCATATGTATTATAAGCGGTGGAAAAAATGAAGGAGTTCGCGAGCGACTTCGTGGCCTTGGAATTACCGATATTTACCTTGGGGTGGACGATAAAGTGGAGCAAATGGATGAATTTTTTGACATCTACGATATAAAACCAGAGCAGGTATTATACATGGGCGATGATATTCCAGATTACTATCCTATGAAAATAGTAGGACTACCTTGTTGCCCTCAGGATGCAGTTCCAGAATTAAAGGAAATTTCGTTGTATGTATCTCATAAAAATGGCGGAGAAGGCTGTGTTCGTGACGTGATCGAGCAAGTGATGAAAGTTCAGGGAAAATGGATGGAAAAGAATTCATAA
- a CDS encoding geranylgeranylglycerol-phosphate geranylgeranyltransferase, producing MLDYFKLIRPGNLLFIALTMYLIKYGLFEPFGVAITLNLFGFSMLVLAVVSVAASGYVINDIFDVEADQKNKPSKTYIKTGISEKSAYRMFFILSIIGVGLGFYVSNMVGVAGFSAFFIFGSAILYLYNSQFQQSILIGNILVSLIVGLIPIGVGLYDLLPAITPQNQATQSTIFSILIDYSIFAFLVNLLREIVKDQEDIDGDYNAGYKTLPIALGKKRTNQVLFLLGLAPIGFLIYYVYEYLFGNTAAVVYALFLLLAPLLFFQVNIWTASKKSEYSRLSKLLKAVLFFGLLSIGLLQFIIL from the coding sequence ATGCTGGATTATTTTAAGCTGATAAGGCCGGGGAATTTATTGTTCATTGCCCTTACCATGTATCTTATCAAATACGGTTTGTTCGAACCATTTGGTGTGGCAATCACTTTAAATCTATTCGGATTTTCCATGCTGGTTCTGGCCGTAGTCTCGGTTGCTGCTTCTGGTTACGTGATCAACGATATATTTGATGTGGAAGCCGATCAAAAAAATAAGCCATCCAAAACCTATATTAAAACCGGTATTTCTGAAAAAAGTGCATACCGCATGTTCTTCATATTGAGCATTATTGGTGTTGGCTTAGGTTTTTATGTTTCCAATATGGTTGGTGTTGCTGGGTTTTCAGCATTCTTTATATTTGGCTCGGCGATATTATACCTCTATAATTCCCAGTTTCAGCAAAGCATTCTTATTGGGAACATTCTCGTGAGCCTTATTGTAGGTTTGATCCCAATTGGTGTTGGACTTTATGACCTGCTACCTGCGATCACTCCGCAGAATCAAGCCACACAATCCACGATCTTCTCAATTTTAATCGATTATTCCATCTTCGCATTCCTGGTGAATTTGCTTCGTGAAATCGTAAAGGACCAGGAGGATATTGATGGAGATTACAACGCCGGTTATAAGACTTTGCCCATCGCACTTGGTAAAAAACGCACAAACCAGGTATTGTTTTTATTAGGTCTTGCACCTATAGGTTTCCTGATCTATTATGTTTATGAATATCTCTTCGGAAACACCGCTGCAGTGGTCTACGCATTATTTCTATTGCTCGCTCCCCTATTATTTTTCCAGGTAAATATCTGGACAGCATCAAAAAAATCTGAATACTCAAGGCTTAGTAAACTTTTAAAAGCTGTATTGTTTTTCGGTTTACTTTCTATAGGCCTGCTACAATTTATAATCCTTTAA